ACAGATATCCTGTCAAAAACCAATTTGACCGTAAATAAAGGCAAATTACAGCCTCCTAATCTAGAAGAATTTGCCGAACTGCCTTTAGATGAATCGATGGATAAAGAGTGGCAAATCGAAACCGATCCACTCTATGAAAACTGGTGTAGCGGCTAAAACTTTTTCTCAACTGAATCTAGATGCGTTTAATTGCTAGAAACGAAAAAACAACTAACCACTAACTAGATGCAATGTCCCAAAAAATTGTTATCGACCCCGTAACGCGGATCGAAGGTCATGCCAAAATTACCATTCACCTCGACGAAGCGGGACAAGTAGAAGATGCCCGCTTTCACGTTACCGAATTTAGAGGTTTTGAAAAATTTTGCGAAGGTCGTCCTTTGTGGGAAATGCCAGGTATTACAGGTCGGATTTGTGGCATCTGTCCTGTCAGTCATTTACTGGCTTCTGCTAAAGCGGGCGATCGCATTTTAGCTGTAGACATTCCTCCCGAGGCTGAAAAGCTCCGTCGTCTGATGAATTTGGGACAGATAATTCAGTCCCATGCCCTGAGCTTCTTTCATCTCAGTGCGCCAGATTTATTACTGGGTATGGATAGCGCCCCTGCTTCCCGTAATATTTTTGGCTTGATTGCTGCCGAACCAGAACTAGCCCGTAGTGGGATTCGTTTGCGGCAGTTCGGACAAGAAATTATTGAAATTTTAGGAGGTAAAAAAATTCATCCTGCCTGGGCGGTACCAGGAGGGGTAAGAAACTCGCTATCTAAAAAAGGAAAAAACCAAATACATGCACGTCTTTTGGAAGTAAAAGCAACTGCTCTTAACACCATAGATAAATTTAAAAGCTTATTAGCCGATTACGCAGCGGAAACTCAGACCTTTGGTAATTTTCCTAGCTTGTTTATGGGACTAGTAGGAGAAGACGGGCAATGGGAACATTACGGAGGCAAAATTCGTTTCGTTAACAGTGGTGGCAATATTATCGCCGATAAACTCGATCCAACTCACTACCAAGAGTATATTGCTGAAGCAGTCGAACCTTGGTCATACTTAAAGTTTCCTTACTATCGACCCCTAGGTTATCCAGCTAAAAAAGATGTTTGCAGTTTGCAAAGCGGTATTTATCGCGTTGGACCTCTAGCAAGACTCAATATCTGTAGTCGGATCGGCACGCCTTTAAGCGATCGCGAATTAAGAGAATTTAGAGAGCGAGGAAAAGGTACGGTTAATTGTTCTTTCTTCTATCATTATGCTCGTCTGATTGAAATTTTAGCCTGTATCGAGCAAATCGAAGATTTATTGGAAGACTCCGACTTGTATGCAGATCGCTTACGCGCTCAGGCGGGTATCAATCAACTTGAAGGGGTTGGCGTTAGTGAAGCACCGCGAGGCACTTTATTCCACCACTATCATGTCAATCGAGATGGCTTGCTCACAAAGGTAAATTTGATTATCGCTACGGGTCAAAACAACTTGGCGATGAATCGCACTATCGCTCAAATTGCCAGACATTATCTTCAGGGGGGCAAAATTTCTCAAGGAATGCTCAATCGAGTTGAAGCAGGGATTCGTGCTTTCGATCCCTGCTTGAGTTGTTCGACTCATGCCGTCGGTCAAATGCCGTTACACGTTTGCTTATTTGATGCAGCAGGCAACATATTAGATAATGTTTGGCAAAATTAAGTTATGGTGCTTGGGGTGTGCGATATGCGTTATTTACACACGACTTGGCAAAATTCAGTGACTACGACGAAATAAATAGGCTTTTAGCCATTGTGAACGAGCCTCAAATGAAAAAATGCCGAAAATTAGAAGATATTGACTAAAAAAACGTGAGTTCGACAGGGTCAAAAAACAGCAGTTTGTGTGATATTCAATCTTGATGCCATCATATAGCTAACTGAGATACTTAGATTTTGATTATTCTGAGTTTACATCTCAGCCTTTCTTTTTTCCTTTTTTTCGTCGAACTCCTAGGAAACTACAAATCTCGCATTGAATCATCTTGAGGTTGTGGAGATGGTACTATTGTAGGCTCAGGTACTGAAGGATAATCATTACTCAAATCTCTTAACTCATCTGAATTAGTATTATTAAGTCTTTTGTTGCCTGTGGCAGTAGAATCACCACTCAAATCTCTTAGTTCGCCTTCATAATCTGGAAGACCAGGTTTTTCTTCATTTTTTGGCGGTTCTGTTGGTTTGGGTTCTGGCTTAGTAGCAGTTGGCGGTTCTGGTTGAATCGTATCTGGCTTTTGTGCAGGAGTGTTTGGTTCGGGAGTGGAAGTTGCTGCGGCAATACCTTCTTCTGCCTGGCTAATAATAGCTTTGGCGCGCTCGCGCCAATAACTGGAAGGGGAATCTTTGACTTTGGTAGCTTCTTGTTTGGCGTATTGCCATTTTTCTTCGCTTAGAGCTTCTTGTGCGGAGGTAATTATGACTTCAT
This region of Myxosarcina sp. GI1 genomic DNA includes:
- a CDS encoding Ni/Fe hydrogenase subunit alpha; this translates as MSQKIVIDPVTRIEGHAKITIHLDEAGQVEDARFHVTEFRGFEKFCEGRPLWEMPGITGRICGICPVSHLLASAKAGDRILAVDIPPEAEKLRRLMNLGQIIQSHALSFFHLSAPDLLLGMDSAPASRNIFGLIAAEPELARSGIRLRQFGQEIIEILGGKKIHPAWAVPGGVRNSLSKKGKNQIHARLLEVKATALNTIDKFKSLLADYAAETQTFGNFPSLFMGLVGEDGQWEHYGGKIRFVNSGGNIIADKLDPTHYQEYIAEAVEPWSYLKFPYYRPLGYPAKKDVCSLQSGIYRVGPLARLNICSRIGTPLSDRELREFRERGKGTVNCSFFYHYARLIEILACIEQIEDLLEDSDLYADRLRAQAGINQLEGVGVSEAPRGTLFHHYHVNRDGLLTKVNLIIATGQNNLAMNRTIAQIARHYLQGGKISQGMLNRVEAGIRAFDPCLSCSTHAVGQMPLHVCLFDAAGNILDNVWQN